Proteins from a single region of Streptomyces griseiscabiei:
- a CDS encoding IlvD/Edd family dehydratase: MTLRSAQWYGGQDRNAYIHRAWMRRGVPGDAFTGRPQIALANTASDLTPCNAHLNEVAASVRNGVYEAGGIPLDLPVVSLGETNVRPTAMLWRNMAAMATEEMLRANPVDGVVLLGGCDKTIPSLLMAAASVDLPAVVVPGGPMLNGTFRGGLLGCGTGVWQLSEEVRAGTLSQEEFTRSESAMIRSRGHCNTMGTASTMALVAEALGTVVPGVAGTPAPDSRLLEAAHHTGRLAVELVGADRRPGTFLTKASFHNAIVALAAIGGSTNAVVHLLAIAGRLGVELSLDDFDRIGSRVPVLVDLQPAGRFLMEDLHRAGGLLAVLREVRDLLDPDALTVTGRPLVDHLDDAGIWDREVIRPRAEPLVAEGGIAVLRGNLAPDGALVKPAAASPHLLQHRGRAVVFDSIEDFRARIDDPDLDVDADSVLVLRGCGPKGYPGMPEVSNMPLPRKLLEQGVRDMVRVCDGRMSGTAYGTVVLHVAPEAAAGGPLALVRTGDVITLDVEARRIDVDVPAAELAARKPDQATVDGFAAPRRGWERLYVDHVLQADTGADLDFLTGSSGSEVSRESH; the protein is encoded by the coding sequence GTGACGCTCCGCAGCGCGCAGTGGTACGGGGGACAGGACCGCAATGCCTATATCCACCGGGCGTGGATGCGGCGGGGCGTACCGGGCGACGCCTTCACGGGACGGCCGCAGATCGCCCTCGCCAACACCGCCTCCGACCTGACCCCCTGCAACGCGCATCTGAACGAGGTCGCGGCCTCGGTGCGCAACGGTGTCTACGAGGCGGGCGGCATCCCGCTGGACCTGCCGGTGGTGTCGCTGGGCGAGACGAACGTGCGGCCCACCGCGATGCTGTGGCGGAACATGGCGGCGATGGCCACGGAGGAGATGCTGCGGGCCAACCCCGTCGACGGGGTCGTCCTCCTCGGCGGCTGCGACAAGACGATCCCCTCGCTGCTGATGGCCGCCGCCTCGGTGGACCTCCCGGCGGTCGTGGTGCCGGGCGGGCCGATGCTCAACGGCACCTTCCGCGGCGGGCTGCTGGGCTGCGGCACCGGGGTGTGGCAGCTGTCGGAGGAGGTCCGGGCGGGCACGCTGTCGCAGGAGGAGTTCACCCGCTCCGAGTCGGCGATGATCCGCAGCCGGGGGCACTGCAACACGATGGGGACGGCGTCGACGATGGCGCTGGTCGCCGAGGCGCTGGGCACGGTGGTCCCCGGTGTGGCGGGCACACCCGCCCCCGACAGCAGGCTGCTGGAGGCCGCGCACCACACCGGCAGGCTGGCCGTGGAACTGGTGGGCGCCGACCGGCGGCCGGGCACCTTCCTGACCAAGGCCTCCTTCCACAACGCGATCGTCGCGCTGGCCGCGATCGGCGGCTCCACCAACGCCGTCGTCCACCTCCTGGCCATCGCCGGCCGTCTGGGCGTGGAGCTGTCGCTGGACGACTTCGACCGCATCGGCTCCCGGGTGCCGGTCCTCGTCGACCTGCAACCCGCCGGACGCTTCCTCATGGAGGACCTCCACCGCGCCGGAGGCCTGCTCGCCGTACTGCGCGAGGTCCGCGACCTGCTCGACCCCGACGCGCTGACCGTCACGGGCCGGCCGCTGGTCGACCATCTCGACGACGCCGGGATCTGGGACCGAGAGGTCATCCGCCCGCGCGCCGAACCCCTGGTCGCCGAGGGCGGCATCGCGGTCCTGCGCGGCAACCTCGCCCCCGACGGCGCGCTCGTCAAACCGGCCGCCGCCTCCCCGCACCTCCTCCAGCACCGGGGCCGGGCCGTCGTCTTCGACTCCATCGAGGACTTCCGGGCCCGGATCGACGACCCTGACCTCGATGTCGACGCCGACTCCGTCCTCGTGCTGCGCGGCTGCGGCCCCAAGGGCTACCCGGGCATGCCCGAGGTCTCCAACATGCCCCTGCCGCGAAAGCTCCTCGAACAGGGCGTCCGTGACATGGTCCGGGTCTGCGACGGCCGGATGAGCGGCACGGCCTACGGCACGGTCGTCCTGCACGTCGCCCCGGAAGCCGCCGCCGGGGGCCCTCTCGCCCTCGTCCGCACCGGCGACGTCATCACCCTCGACGTCGAGGCCCGCCGCATCGACGTCGACGTACCCGCCGCCGAACTCGCCGCGCGCAAGCCGGACCAGGCCACCGTCGACGGCTTCGCCGCACCCCGCCGAGGCTGGGAACGCCTCTACGTCGACCACGTCCTGCAGGCCGACACCGGCGCAGACCTCGACTTCCTCACCGGCTCCAGCGGCTCCGAGGTCAGCCGTGAGTCGCACTGA
- a CDS encoding IclR family transcriptional regulator: MKHTQTDDGSTDPGEDRAAGADSGRLVGSDRVLAVLRELARHPGGVGLDELTRVIGSPKPTVHRALGALRRAGLAGQDANSRYVLGDEFLRMAFAHHEARPDHVRVRPVLEALAHRFGETAHYAVLDGREVVYRAKVDPPTGAVRLTSTIGGRNPAHTTGVGKVLLARRLVSAAEVERWIGDAPLEPRTPRTLVMTADLDRELRATRERGYGVDDQENEQGVNCLALPVYLTSPTVPSGAVSISALAYRTPLASLVDSLDEIHALLGPLGEPHS; encoded by the coding sequence ATGAAGCATACGCAGACAGACGACGGATCGACAGACCCCGGCGAGGACCGCGCGGCAGGCGCCGACAGCGGTCGGCTCGTCGGCTCGGACCGCGTGCTCGCCGTCCTCAGGGAGCTCGCGCGCCACCCCGGCGGGGTGGGCCTGGACGAGCTGACCCGGGTGATCGGCAGCCCCAAGCCGACCGTGCACCGGGCGCTCGGCGCGCTGCGCCGGGCCGGGCTCGCCGGCCAGGACGCGAACAGCCGCTATGTCCTCGGGGACGAGTTCCTGCGGATGGCCTTCGCCCACCACGAGGCCCGCCCCGACCATGTCCGGGTCCGTCCGGTACTGGAGGCGCTGGCCCACCGGTTCGGGGAGACCGCGCACTACGCGGTGCTCGACGGCCGGGAGGTCGTCTACCGCGCCAAGGTCGACCCGCCGACCGGTGCCGTCCGGCTGACGTCCACGATCGGCGGGCGCAACCCCGCCCACACCACCGGAGTCGGCAAGGTCCTGCTCGCACGGCGGTTGGTGTCGGCGGCGGAGGTCGAGCGCTGGATCGGCGACGCCCCCCTGGAGCCGAGGACACCGCGGACGCTCGTCATGACCGCCGATCTGGACCGGGAGCTGAGGGCCACGCGGGAGCGGGGCTACGGAGTCGACGACCAGGAGAACGAGCAAGGGGTCAACTGCCTCGCCCTGCCCGTCTATCTGACCTCGCCGACCGTGCCGTCCGGAGCCGTGAGCATCAGCGCCCTCGCCTACCGCACCCCCCTGGCATCGCTCGTCGACTCGCTCGACGAGATCCACGCCCTGCTCGGCCCTCTCGGCGAGCCCCACAGCTGA
- a CDS encoding MFS transporter, whose translation MRVPSVSWLFVTSIVGRFHQGMTGLALMMLTTEHASYPVYSAVSAAGVAGAVVAGPLLSRLADAHGRRRVLTATTVLHTVGIAALLLAPPRPVPLVGLSLFLGLCTPPMTSAVRAALPTLLRSGQRGTYFALEATSQEVIFVVGPVVTSSLAVFGGPRLALGACGALVLAGTLAYVRDRNAEAGRASAAPAKAGALLRRPGLPRLFAAGFLLTGALAGQVLGVVALVSGRQVSAEAGFVIAVGSLGSLVGGLIHGTRKNHRARLRHLMVFLAAGLAVLPLATGEFTLTVLLFFWGLTVAPAMSGLFERLSATAPEGAAAEAFGWMNSMFAAGNVAGTALSGLLITQWGARAPLVAACGLALLAAFVCEPWTRPGRGDPGSPEGAGTGGTETGGTDRPPASPDDAERPPAPPGTVPHTERHDHP comes from the coding sequence ATGCGGGTTCCCTCGGTGTCCTGGCTGTTCGTCACGTCGATCGTGGGCCGCTTCCACCAGGGCATGACCGGCCTGGCCCTGATGATGCTGACCACCGAGCACGCGAGCTACCCGGTCTACAGCGCCGTGTCGGCGGCCGGGGTGGCCGGCGCGGTCGTCGCCGGGCCACTGCTGAGCAGACTGGCCGACGCCCACGGACGACGCCGGGTCCTCACCGCCACCACCGTGCTGCACACGGTGGGCATCGCGGCACTGCTCCTGGCGCCGCCACGGCCCGTGCCGCTGGTGGGACTGTCCCTGTTCCTCGGGCTCTGCACACCGCCGATGACGTCGGCGGTCAGGGCGGCCCTGCCGACGCTGCTGCGTTCCGGCCAACGGGGGACCTACTTCGCGCTCGAAGCGACGTCACAAGAAGTGATCTTCGTGGTGGGGCCGGTGGTCACGTCGTCGCTCGCGGTGTTCGGTGGGCCCCGGCTCGCACTCGGCGCCTGCGGCGCACTGGTCCTCGCGGGAACGCTCGCCTATGTGCGGGACCGCAACGCGGAAGCCGGTCGCGCTTCGGCGGCTCCCGCGAAGGCCGGGGCCCTGCTGCGGCGACCTGGCCTGCCGCGTCTCTTCGCGGCGGGATTCCTGCTGACCGGTGCGCTGGCCGGACAGGTGCTCGGCGTGGTGGCCCTGGTGAGCGGGCGGCAGGTGTCCGCGGAGGCGGGCTTCGTGATCGCGGTCGGGAGCCTCGGGTCCCTCGTCGGCGGACTGATCCACGGCACACGCAAGAACCACCGGGCACGGCTGCGGCACCTGATGGTGTTCCTCGCGGCGGGGCTCGCCGTCCTGCCGCTCGCCACCGGCGAGTTCACCCTGACCGTCCTGCTCTTCTTCTGGGGGCTCACGGTCGCCCCGGCGATGTCCGGCCTGTTCGAGCGACTGTCCGCGACGGCGCCCGAAGGCGCGGCCGCCGAGGCGTTCGGGTGGATGAACAGCATGTTCGCCGCCGGAAACGTCGCCGGTACCGCACTCAGCGGTCTGCTGATCACCCAGTGGGGGGCGCGTGCTCCGCTCGTCGCGGCGTGCGGGCTCGCCCTGCTCGCGGCGTTCGTCTGCGAACCGTGGACGCGGCCCGGGCGGGGGGATCCCGGTTCACCCGAAGGCGCGGGGACCGGCGGCACGGAGACCGGCGGCACGGACCGGCCCCCGGCGTCACCGGACGACGCGGAGCGTCCGCCCGCTCCTCCCGGAACCGTCCCCCACACGGAAAGGCACGACCACCCATGA
- a CDS encoding zinc-dependent alcohol dehydrogenase — protein sequence MRAFVLTAAGAYEVLDLPAPTPLPGEVVVEVERVGVCGTDVEFFTGDMAYLHQGHSTYPMRLGHEWAGRVTAVGDGVDRGWLGRRVMGDTMIGCGACRRCLRGHQHVCEHRTEVGVRGRPGALAEQLAVPDSSLHTLPDSVDPTLGALVEPGGNALRAARATGAGPGDRVLVLGPGTIGLLVAMFLRATGAEVHLMGATESSLSFARSLGFGHVWAEDTVPDLPFDSVVDASNAARLPARALELVEPGGRIVYIGLAGQPSTIDTRVLALKDVTAVGILSASPGLAATIQAYADGSVDPRPLVAATVGLDEVGPVLAGERPAGTGPGPKIHVDPRLGRTTTDR from the coding sequence ATGCGCGCGTTCGTCCTCACGGCCGCCGGCGCCTACGAGGTCCTCGACCTCCCGGCGCCGACGCCCCTCCCCGGCGAGGTGGTCGTGGAGGTCGAACGGGTCGGCGTGTGCGGCACCGACGTGGAGTTCTTCACCGGTGACATGGCCTACCTGCACCAAGGGCACTCGACGTACCCGATGCGGCTGGGCCACGAATGGGCCGGGCGCGTGACCGCCGTCGGGGACGGCGTCGACCGTGGCTGGCTCGGCCGCCGGGTCATGGGCGACACCATGATCGGCTGCGGCGCCTGCCGCCGCTGTCTGCGCGGCCACCAGCATGTGTGCGAACACCGTACGGAGGTCGGCGTCCGTGGCCGGCCCGGCGCCCTGGCCGAGCAACTCGCCGTACCCGACTCCTCGTTGCACACACTGCCCGACTCGGTCGACCCGACCCTCGGCGCACTCGTCGAGCCCGGCGGGAACGCCCTGCGCGCCGCGCGGGCCACCGGGGCGGGGCCCGGGGACCGCGTCCTGGTCCTGGGCCCGGGCACGATCGGCCTGCTGGTCGCGATGTTCCTCCGTGCCACGGGCGCCGAGGTACATCTGATGGGTGCCACCGAGAGTTCCCTGTCCTTCGCCCGCTCGCTCGGTTTCGGGCACGTCTGGGCCGAGGACACCGTCCCGGACCTGCCGTTCGACTCCGTGGTGGACGCCTCGAACGCCGCCCGGCTGCCGGCGCGGGCGCTGGAGCTGGTCGAACCCGGCGGACGGATCGTGTACATCGGGCTCGCGGGACAGCCGAGCACCATCGACACCCGTGTCCTCGCGCTCAAGGACGTCACGGCCGTGGGCATCCTCTCCGCGTCCCCGGGACTCGCCGCCACCATCCAGGCCTACGCCGACGGATCGGTGGACCCGAGGCCCCTGGTCGCCGCCACGGTGGGCCTCGACGAGGTGGGCCCGGTCCTCGCCGGTGAGCGCCCGGCGGGGACCGGGCCCGGCCCCAAGATCCATGTCGATCCCCGTCTGGGCCGGACGACGACGGACCGGTGA
- a CDS encoding glycoside hydrolase family 43 protein, which translates to MTRPATPGTFPNPLIPGFNPDPSCVLVDGTWYLVTSSFEYLPALPLYRSTDFVTWEHIGNVATREEQVHIANVPDSGGVWAPTIRHHDGLFHVIVTVATSPRGCVVFTAADPAGPWSDGTTLDGITGIDPDLAWDETGAAYVTYSGLHLDGTTVVENRGILQARVDLTGGRTLEEPRELWSGTGLVAPEAPHLFRRGDHWYLMIAEGGTGYGHAVSVARGPGIEGPFEGAPGNPVLCASGTARSVQCTGHADLVRGPHGEDVLVLLGTRIAGKASPLGRETYVTGVEWVDDWPCPAPVEVSPRPEPLDEYFEFTDPAALADPGWLAVGRAPADVASPDVRPGHLTVSADSGGLDTFRPDFVGRRQRHLSSVFEARVDPADGRGGLGLRFDERNTVTLVAERAPSGDGLLVTARGNLPSLTRTWTAEVPGRQVLLRLETRAPEPHRVPWLPPGDTIRLVAVDESGTETALAELDGRFWSVELASPFTGRVTGVFAEHGTVHFADFRYHGEGSS; encoded by the coding sequence ATGACACGACCGGCCACACCCGGGACGTTTCCGAACCCGTTGATCCCGGGGTTCAACCCGGACCCCAGCTGTGTCCTCGTCGACGGCACCTGGTACCTGGTCACCTCGTCGTTCGAGTACCTGCCGGCACTGCCGCTCTACCGCAGCACCGACTTCGTCACCTGGGAGCACATCGGCAACGTGGCGACCCGCGAGGAGCAGGTCCACATCGCGAACGTGCCGGACTCCGGGGGCGTGTGGGCCCCGACCATCCGTCACCACGACGGCCTCTTCCATGTGATCGTCACGGTGGCCACCAGCCCTCGCGGCTGCGTCGTGTTCACCGCCGCAGACCCGGCCGGGCCCTGGAGCGACGGCACCACCCTCGACGGAATCACCGGCATCGACCCGGATCTGGCCTGGGACGAGACCGGCGCCGCGTACGTCACCTACAGCGGCCTGCACCTGGACGGGACGACGGTCGTCGAGAACCGCGGCATCCTCCAGGCCCGTGTCGACCTCACCGGGGGACGGACGCTGGAGGAACCCCGGGAACTGTGGTCCGGAACGGGCCTGGTCGCACCCGAGGCACCGCACCTGTTCCGGCGCGGCGACCACTGGTACCTGATGATCGCGGAGGGCGGCACCGGGTACGGCCACGCCGTGAGCGTCGCCCGGGGGCCGGGCATCGAGGGGCCGTTCGAAGGAGCCCCGGGAAACCCGGTCCTGTGCGCCTCGGGCACCGCCCGCTCCGTCCAGTGCACCGGCCACGCCGACCTGGTCCGCGGCCCGCACGGCGAGGACGTCCTGGTGCTGCTCGGCACACGCATCGCGGGCAAGGCCTCGCCCCTGGGCCGGGAGACGTACGTCACCGGCGTGGAATGGGTCGACGACTGGCCGTGCCCGGCGCCCGTGGAGGTGAGCCCACGCCCTGAACCACTGGACGAGTACTTCGAGTTCACCGACCCGGCCGCACTGGCCGACCCCGGCTGGCTGGCGGTGGGGCGAGCCCCCGCCGACGTCGCTTCCCCCGATGTGCGGCCCGGTCACCTGACCGTGAGCGCGGACTCCGGCGGCCTGGACACCTTCCGGCCCGACTTCGTCGGCCGCCGGCAGCGCCATCTGAGCAGCGTGTTCGAGGCCCGCGTCGACCCGGCTGACGGCAGGGGTGGACTCGGGCTGCGCTTCGACGAGCGGAACACGGTCACCCTGGTCGCCGAACGGGCACCGTCCGGCGACGGCCTCCTGGTCACGGCACGAGGCAACCTGCCGTCACTGACCCGGACCTGGACCGCCGAGGTGCCGGGCCGGCAGGTACTCCTGCGGCTCGAAACCCGAGCCCCCGAGCCGCACCGGGTGCCCTGGCTCCCGCCGGGCGACACGATCCGGCTCGTCGCCGTGGACGAGTCCGGCACCGAGACGGCCCTCGCCGAACTGGACGGCCGCTTCTGGTCCGTCGAACTGGCATCCCCCTTCACCGGCCGGGTGACCGGCGTGTTCGCCGAGCACGGCACTGTCCACTTCGCCGACTTCCGCTACCACGGAGAGGGCTCCTCATGA
- a CDS encoding fumarylacetoacetate hydrolase family protein, protein MYLMRIGAPGAEKPVARLDDTTYVDLSDVVADFDEAFFGSGGLDRVRPVVAERAAAGRVSRFAGERIGAPIARPHQILCIGLNYRDHAAESGMPVPDEPILFTKSPNTLIGPRDDVRIPRGSTKTDWEVELGIVIGRRTSYLDSVEEARDAIAGYVVVNDVSERAFQLERGGQWAKGKSAETFNPAGPWLATGDEIADVLDLGMWLDVNGVRRQTGSTKTMIFDPYFIVHYLSQFLVLEPGDLINTGTPPGVGMGLTPPVYLRPGDVMELGIDRLGTQRQHVLGPR, encoded by the coding sequence GTGTATCTCATGCGTATCGGCGCCCCCGGCGCCGAGAAGCCCGTCGCCCGCCTCGACGACACGACGTACGTCGACCTCTCCGACGTCGTCGCCGACTTCGACGAGGCGTTCTTCGGATCCGGCGGCCTCGACCGCGTCCGCCCCGTCGTCGCCGAGCGGGCGGCGGCGGGCCGGGTGTCCCGCTTCGCCGGAGAGCGGATCGGCGCCCCGATCGCCCGGCCCCACCAGATTCTCTGCATCGGCCTCAACTACCGTGACCACGCGGCCGAGAGCGGTATGCCCGTGCCCGACGAGCCGATCCTGTTCACCAAGTCGCCCAACACCCTGATCGGCCCCCGTGACGACGTGCGTATCCCGCGTGGCTCGACCAAGACCGACTGGGAGGTCGAACTCGGCATCGTGATCGGCCGGCGCACCAGCTACCTGGACTCCGTGGAGGAGGCCCGCGACGCCATCGCCGGGTACGTCGTCGTCAACGACGTCAGCGAACGCGCCTTCCAGCTGGAGCGCGGCGGACAGTGGGCCAAGGGCAAGTCCGCCGAGACCTTCAATCCCGCCGGGCCGTGGCTGGCCACCGGCGACGAGATCGCCGACGTCCTCGACCTCGGCATGTGGCTGGACGTCAACGGGGTACGGCGGCAGACCGGCAGCACCAAGACGATGATCTTCGACCCGTACTTCATCGTGCACTACCTGAGCCAGTTCCTGGTCCTGGAGCCCGGCGACCTCATCAACACCGGCACCCCGCCCGGCGTCGGCATGGGCCTCACCCCGCCCGTCTACCTCCGGCCGGGCGATGTGATGGAGCTGGGCATCGACCGGCTCGGCACCCAGCGCCAGCACGTGCTCGGTCCCCGGTGA
- a CDS encoding beta-galactosidase: MTSLPRRVLFGAAYYHEYQPYDRLKDDLDLMAEARFTVIRVGESVWSTWEPDNGRFDLDWLQPVLDGAHERGISVLLGTPTYAVPPWLARQYPEIAGERGTGRRIPWGARQEADITHPAFRFHAERVIRRILERYAGHPAVIGFQVDNEPGNELLYNHGVFERFVDHLRARYGDVETLNREWGLVYWSHRLSTWADLWTPDGNAQPQYDIAWRQFQARQVNEYIAWQADLVREYARPEQFVTTCIDYGRPAVDDDTMTDALDVSSGNAYYETQDALALPGADVPARHPWKAMGPSGLYLKADRMYASRQEPFLVTETNAGGVGGPFENRPPYDGQLRQAAWAFVSRGARMIEYWHWHTLHFGGETFWGGVLPHSGRPGRIHKEVARIGAEFEAAGDLVVDLVPDADVTLVFSRPTKWLMEKYPPLAHPDGSPDPDAYDALFDPFHRGAFDARLQARVVHARELADTPPARAARQHRVLVVPGLYLADDRTLDWLGAYAEEGGHLILGPRTGYGDEEGRARTDVMPARLATASGVRYEEFGNLDGPVPVVAHEGLAFDGTAAATRWADCLVVDDATVLARYDHPHFGRWPAATTRVVGEGRITYVGTVPDETFARTLMAWACPAPFGAWPDLPASVTATGATASDGRRVHFLHNWSWRPEHVRLPARFRDVVGARALTEDDVLELGPWDVRVLAREDEDTDIPGAQPRR; encoded by the coding sequence ATGACCTCGCTGCCTCGCCGCGTCCTGTTCGGCGCGGCCTACTACCACGAGTACCAGCCGTACGACCGCCTCAAGGACGACCTCGACCTGATGGCCGAGGCCCGCTTCACCGTCATCCGGGTCGGCGAGTCCGTCTGGTCCACCTGGGAACCGGACAACGGCCGCTTCGACCTCGACTGGCTCCAGCCCGTCCTGGACGGCGCCCACGAGCGCGGCATCTCCGTCCTCCTGGGGACCCCGACGTACGCGGTGCCGCCGTGGCTCGCCCGGCAGTACCCGGAGATCGCGGGGGAGCGGGGCACCGGCCGGCGCATCCCCTGGGGCGCCCGGCAGGAGGCCGACATCACCCATCCGGCGTTCCGCTTCCACGCCGAGCGGGTGATCCGCCGCATCCTCGAACGGTACGCCGGCCACCCGGCGGTCATCGGCTTCCAGGTCGACAACGAACCCGGCAACGAACTCCTGTACAACCACGGGGTGTTCGAGCGCTTCGTCGACCACCTGCGGGCGAGGTACGGCGACGTGGAGACCCTCAACCGTGAGTGGGGCCTGGTGTACTGGTCGCACCGGCTCTCCACCTGGGCCGACCTCTGGACGCCCGACGGCAACGCCCAGCCCCAGTACGACATTGCCTGGCGGCAGTTCCAGGCCCGGCAGGTCAACGAGTACATCGCCTGGCAGGCCGACCTGGTACGGGAGTACGCGCGCCCGGAACAGTTCGTCACCACCTGCATCGACTACGGTCGCCCCGCGGTCGATGACGACACGATGACCGACGCCCTCGACGTCTCCTCGGGCAACGCCTACTACGAGACCCAGGACGCACTGGCCCTGCCCGGCGCGGACGTCCCCGCCCGGCACCCGTGGAAGGCCATGGGCCCGAGCGGCCTGTATCTGAAGGCCGACCGCATGTACGCCTCCCGCCAGGAACCCTTCCTCGTCACCGAGACCAACGCGGGCGGCGTGGGCGGCCCGTTCGAGAACCGTCCCCCGTACGACGGGCAGCTCCGCCAGGCCGCATGGGCGTTCGTGTCCCGGGGCGCGCGGATGATCGAGTACTGGCACTGGCACACCCTGCACTTCGGCGGTGAGACCTTCTGGGGCGGTGTGCTGCCGCACAGCGGCCGACCGGGTCGGATCCACAAGGAAGTGGCCCGTATCGGCGCCGAGTTCGAGGCGGCCGGGGACCTGGTGGTGGACCTGGTCCCGGACGCGGACGTCACCCTGGTCTTCTCGCGCCCCACCAAGTGGCTGATGGAGAAGTACCCCCCGCTCGCCCACCCGGACGGCAGCCCCGACCCCGACGCGTACGACGCCCTGTTCGACCCCTTCCACCGAGGCGCGTTCGACGCCCGGCTCCAGGCGCGCGTCGTGCACGCCCGGGAACTCGCCGACACGCCTCCCGCGCGGGCCGCTCGGCAGCACCGGGTGCTGGTCGTGCCCGGCCTGTACCTGGCCGACGACCGGACGCTCGACTGGCTCGGGGCCTACGCGGAGGAGGGCGGCCATCTGATCCTGGGACCGCGCACCGGGTACGGCGACGAGGAGGGCCGTGCCCGCACCGACGTCATGCCGGCCCGGCTGGCCACCGCCTCGGGTGTCCGCTACGAGGAGTTCGGCAACCTGGACGGGCCGGTGCCCGTAGTCGCCCATGAGGGCCTGGCGTTCGACGGGACGGCCGCGGCCACACGGTGGGCCGACTGCCTCGTCGTCGACGACGCCACCGTCCTCGCGCGCTACGACCACCCCCACTTCGGCCGCTGGCCCGCCGCCACCACGCGCGTGGTCGGCGAGGGCCGCATCACCTACGTCGGCACCGTGCCCGACGAGACCTTCGCCAGGACGCTGATGGCCTGGGCGTGCCCGGCGCCGTTCGGGGCCTGGCCGGACCTGCCAGCGAGCGTGACCGCAACGGGTGCCACCGCGTCCGACGGCCGGCGCGTCCACTTCCTGCACAACTGGTCCTGGAGGCCCGAGCACGTCCGGCTTCCCGCCCGGTTCCGGGACGTGGTCGGCGCTCGAGCCCTCACCGAGGACGACGTCCTGGAACTGGGGCCCTGGGACGTCCGTGTCCTCGCCCGGGAAGATGAGGACACGGACATCCCGGGGGCACAACCGCGCAGGTAG
- a CDS encoding SDR family NAD(P)-dependent oxidoreductase: MGSLDVPVNNVGIGAVGDIADNDDTEWARVLDVDVTGIARGTRAALPRMLHSPVEPRPPHGCRHHRATCAVVPPGCPCPHLPGRGHGRPRAPVPGRRPR; this comes from the coding sequence CTGGGCTCACTCGACGTGCCGGTGAACAACGTGGGGATCGGGGCGGTCGGTGACATCGCCGACAACGACGACACCGAATGGGCGCGCGTCCTCGACGTCGACGTCACCGGAATCGCCAGGGGCACCCGGGCCGCGCTCCCCCGTATGCTCCACTCACCTGTAGAGCCGCGACCGCCGCACGGCTGTCGCCACCACCGCGCTACCTGCGCGGTTGTGCCCCCGGGATGTCCGTGTCCTCATCTTCCCGGGCGAGGACACGGACGTCCCAGGGCCCCAGTTCCAGGACGTCGTCCTCGGTGA